One part of the Acipenser ruthenus chromosome 55, fAciRut3.2 maternal haplotype, whole genome shotgun sequence genome encodes these proteins:
- the LOC131723390 gene encoding macrophage mannose receptor 1-like, translated as MSNTGEWFDYGCNNWISFFCCEGGSSGQCFYEGAWKTWQEAQSYCRNQGRDLPSIQDQARVNELIGLIPSYSNWYWIGLHHDKENWQWSSGGDVIYFNWGRYLFCASVNSKGEWEDSLCSQGNYFMCYSETSNIAERYTLIEELKTWTEAQQYCREHHTDLVSIKNASENEEIVKKAQGKRFWIGLFNEPWKWSHQGDNYTFHSWSKGDPNNGGGDENCVAMSNTGGWFDYGCNNQMSFLCCEGEDTVLTVFSFTSMIL; from the exons ATGAGTAACACTGGTGAATGGTTTGACTATGGCTGCAACAACTGGAtctccttcttctgctgtgagg gcggctcctctggtcagtgtttctATGAAGGAGCTTGGAAGACATGGcaggaagctcagagctactgcagaaaccaaggcAGAGACCTGCCCAGCATTCAAGACCAGGCCAGGGTTAATGAGCTTATAGGTCTTATACCTTCATATAGTAACTGGTATTGGATTGGGCTGCATCATGAtaaagagaactggcagtggtccagtggAGGTGATGTCATCTACTTCAACTGGGGACgatacctcttctgtgcttcagtcaattcaaagggagagtgggaggattcactctgcagtcagggaaactatttcatgtgctacagcg agaccagcaacatcgctgagagatacaccctgattgaagaactgaaaacctggactgaagctcagcagtactgtagagaacaccacactgacctcgtcagtataaagaacgccagtgaaaatgaagaaatagtgaagaaagcgcagggcaagcgcttctggataggcctgttcaatgagccctggaagtggtcacaccagggggataactacacatttcacagcTGGAGCAAAGGGGATCCAAACAATGGGGGAGGGGATGAGAACTGTGTGGCGATGAGTAACACTGGTGGATGGTTTGACTATGGCTGCAACAATCAGATGTCCTTCTTgtgctgtgagggtgaggacaCTGTTTTGACTGTGTTCTCATTTACTTCA atgattctctga